tgggagaaggaataaaagggcagattattattgcatagggtgaacattcaaaattctggggGAGATGGACCTTGGCATCGCCGTGCAGGATGCCCCATAGGTTAACTTCCATGTTGGTGGTCAATCAGCTGATTGGAATGTTGGTATTCATATCGCaaagaataggatataagagcagggatgtgattttgAGGCTTAAGAAGGCACTGGCGAGGCTGCACCTGCAGTAGCGGagagagttttgggctccttattgaagaaaggatgtgctggcattgcagaagattcacaagaatgattcctggaatgaagggattaatatatgaggaaggtttgatggatcttggactatactccttggtgttcagaagaatgatgagTGGTAGGGGTCCTAAGAAGCACTTCGAATGTTGAGAAGCctggatacagtagatgtggtaaaattatctcccatgttagaggagtcaaggacgagagagcacaacttcagggttgaaggattcccactaaaaacagaggtgcagagggatttcttgacacacagactgcagaacctcttgaattttttaactggtggctgcagtgaccaaatcattgggtgcatttaatgcacttcaactctgtctgctgcaacagggtggatctcccagtggccacccatttcaatgcttACATGGCTGACCGTGGACTCAAGCACATTTTGATTCTGATGAAAACAATTCATTAAATCAGTAAAAGTTCAACCACAGCAACTGCTGGAATATAAGTTATACAAAACTGCTGGAtaaagcaggtcaggaagcagagaAACCAAGAACTGGAGAAGTAAGAAAACAAGTGTATTTGAATTGACAGGCTGGAGAAAACACAGAATAGGTGTTGGGAAATTTGCAAAGAAAGTCCTGGCCAAATAATGTAAGAAGCAGCCAAGTGGAACCACAAGATGCCCCTGTTATGCAATTTTCCCAGGTGGCACATTTTTGTGGCCTTGTCTTGAGATGTGCATCTATATGTGGTGCTTAAAAACCCACCgttaagctggaggagctcagcccggattttcagtgtccataggagatcaagatatattcccaacatttcagtcctgagcccttcttcaaggaatgagccagaTACAGGAACTCTtagaaaaggcactttcaggtggccaaatgccccacttgtaaagccgcatataatGGCAATATGGGCTGCCGGAAGGCCACCTGAATGCGCAGGATGCGCCTGCCAAATgaacttggtaaccctcctccgagagggataatcggcacaacacagaaatgctgtggtgccgggtggaggtgtttgttgtgtttaccatttttgtttttgttctgcggtgttcaagtgtggagtgtattTGCAATGTGATTTGTCCGTTCCATGGTTTACATCTAGTTTAAACATAATGTGAAATGTTTACATTGCTATGTCGaactcagatatttatgaagcaataagatttctcaaaaaatgttttttattacatttttgacaagcacacaagtctCATTTATATGCAACCATTACTTCACGAGAacacataacatgccaggcagTAGGCTCATGTTGTcgcattgggtggggagggtggaggggggaacaagTTGTGGAAATTAGGAGCTAGGTGGCAGGGTcatacccttacaggatggacaaaatggcagaatggatggcctggtgcccatgggcctgctgattgcgacaatctgtgctaatgggtgcaggaccatctgcttcaaccaacgTCCACTCTGACAGaaagtcttccttgttaatctcacatatattgtgcaggacACAGCGAGCAAACACAACACCTGGGACTAAGGTGGTAGAGATATCCAGACGGTTGGACAGGCACCACCGGCAGCCATTTAGACGGCAatatgcatgttccaccactatccttgcagaattaagggccttgttaaatcttttcagatccagatccagtccttggtgctgtgtgaaccccttcatcagccaatttCGTAGTGGATATGCCAGATGACCCACAAGATGCGCTGGAacctccactccattaacatccttggacacctgcaggcacaacaatggagaatgttGTTAATTCATACACATGACCGTTGACACAATAAGCATACATAAGATTAACACATGGAGCTTTGTAGGGTGAACACTCACGTCAGGTGGGAAGTGGTATCCGCCCTGGTCCTCTTcctttctatacagaggagagttggcaagcactcggGCATCATGGGTACTGCCCGGCcaacaaacacatctgagaagctgtaacgtgaatggaaagcacagtgaagtgatagacattgagatgtgatgtgataaagaccaataaaggcttagctcaccagaatctgtggtcgACCACCGCTTGCAGAACCATTGAATGCCAgcctttgcgattgtagtaggctgcagcatgcaagctgggggcaataatgggaatatgtgatccatcaatggcaccggcacacattgggtatcccctttgcACCAAGCTGTCATTGGTCTCCTGGAGACGTGTTCCAATGGGCAGGGACATGAGACGTTTACCGAGGAACTTCGTCAAGGCGGCCGTCACcacctgcaccaccatgcacacggtgctgatgcctattccaaagatgggactgatggatcgatactcacaaggggtggcataccagCGCAGAGCCACAGCTAATCGAAATCCCGGCTCCATGGTTGCAGCGCCTCGTCTATGcggcttcaggtgaggttctTAGAGTTCCAGCACGAAGTGAAAGGTGCCATGCGACATACGAAAGTGTTTCCTCCATTCAGCAACATCAAATTTGGTGTGGTCATTTCTCCAGAACTCAGTGCCCTGGGATCagttcaacctccagagagacccATGTGTCACTGACAAGCATCATTCACCTTCGTCTGTGAACAATGGTGGGCGAAACCTCTGAGCAGAAACAATTtcaagctggcactggaaggTGTTGTTAAGGTTACTGAACGCTTACTGTAGCTTTTGACAATTCACATCTGATAGGTAATAGACTCAATCAGCTGTGTTTGGGCGGGAAACCAATAtatgaatgggctgccttttgGAGGTTGGGACCCTGTTGGGAAGAATTGATCATTGAACCCTGTCTGGAAGATTTGCTGGCCTAAAGACTTGTATTTTCTCACCCACTCTGGAAGCCTGTGAGTGAGTAAAACCTATACTGGTTGTATTTTCATCGGAATTTATAGCTATCCTATAAACACAAACTTCTCCACGTCCGCCACaagagcggggatctcccagtggccacctgcttcaattccccatcccattctcttgctgacagcctgttcatggtcttgtcgtgactgcaaaaggtggtgctactgaaatgaagcacctccacACAGCATGAAGTGAACCAGTAACTGCCTTTATATGAACCTCTCGTGCTGCTTTTAGGGGACGACCTCATTCCTCTCTGGGGTGCGCTGgtctaggggagtgatgtcagtgcgttgcGGAGTTGCTGCAACCAGGATGTGGCGACATCTCCCAGGCAACATGTGTCACCAAATGCATGCTTCtcatgagaagggaaggggggcctaTGCCATCTTGTACCAACTGACTGGGACAGCGATTCGGCCCGCCTGACCACATGGTCGCTCGGCCTGCTATGAAAAACCTCAtccctatcacatccaattaacaccttttgttgggcgGGATTTGTCCCCTAACCAGAATTCTgagcctttctgagatttcctgcttctgggttattctgtttattccttga
This is a stretch of genomic DNA from Narcine bancroftii isolate sNarBan1 unplaced genomic scaffold, sNarBan1.hap1 Scaffold_149, whole genome shotgun sequence. It encodes these proteins:
- the LOC138750436 gene encoding uncharacterized protein is translated as MTAWCKGDTQCVPVPLMDHIFPLLPPACMLQPTTIAKAGIQWFCKRWSTTDSGELSLYWSLSHHISMSITSLCFPFTLQLLRCVCWPGSTHDARVLANSPLYRKEEDQGGYHFPPDVSKDVNGVEVPAHLVGHLAYPLRNWLMKGFTQHQGLDLDLKRFNKALNSARIVVEHAYCRLNGCRWCLSNRLDISTTLVPGVVFARCVLHNICEINKEDFLSEWTLVEADGPAPISTDCRNQQAHGHQAIHSAILSIL